One part of the Quercus lobata isolate SW786 chromosome 7, ValleyOak3.0 Primary Assembly, whole genome shotgun sequence genome encodes these proteins:
- the LOC115953476 gene encoding uncharacterized protein LOC115953476 isoform X1, whose translation MGLVISTRFTKPLQSIDQESSYSMQSGWQCDFYFGYGYDVIEEDALNEKSCVQVLGILITKADGEIHELEKDLVSLQSELAWGEDEEWSELCCNALTEKINYLDISIRSLKNTNENDVEVQLLMHRGPAEGVHEIVKALLRNCFQKKDEQPAEIAIKNSGKNVLPIAPKKREMLSDSNLKIPSEKIEEHNSTTTADEKILGSSSMPDKNRTDNDEKPVEIEIENSSKSVLLHEIGHSDMEMLSDSILEIISEKVEEHNSSPTADDNILGSSSKPDKKRTDHGVKAKNPAEIAIKNSSNDVLPHATGHSNKKKMLSECNLKIKSEEVEEHNFIPMVDDIILGSSSKPEKQRTDHGEKVTKPAEIAIKKSINNVLPHAIGQSNKKKTLSDSNLKIKSEGVEEHNSTPTAYAIILGSSSKPDEKRTDHGEMVKPVEIAMKNSSKNVSPHAIGHSNKKSDYNSGPTADDIILGLSSKPTKKRTDHGEKVKGNNVLPHAIGHSNKKKMLSDSNLKNKSEEVVEHNSTPTVYDIILDSSSKPDEKRTDHGENVKPAEIAVKNSRKNVSPHAIGHSNKKKMLSESNLKIKNGEVEEHNFTPMADDIILGSSFKPDKKSTHHGERVKPAKIVMKNSSKNVSPYAIGHSNKKKMLSDYNSSPTADDIILGSSSKPEEKRTDHGEKVKPATTIRKDSSSDAVKDAAGFSFGKSDLNVCGNEVRQYDSTAADKNKTLNSSSSPEGKENIPKTDEPANAIVKGSSAQASRHATGFNRRENDSDSDSEIGAFRQAGGGNPDLEVKLSDLTVKFAHKGCGKGSKIAPTDKVDASESSAKAECKRKIPPLRVKVKETGLFSLTSLSEMPDQRMQETTELQQLEGRKSQAEDDQKVEVASNGKRPILNLPLKPPKLKKKRKIESDGPWIEGPAFSSVELKSIFSTAKSKTQRKSGVSTDIVILNQSHNEVIEGLVQPGQCEAKKSSVAPDDSNISISVSQKKRKKTSNLPMTLKIEDSVVHKDLSNLPGNAADDGSKENLQNIKSYSSNDSHTEVWAPKLVNLMDLSLNELKRIAKEQNLTKYHKLKKQVLVELLAERLGCC comes from the exons ATGGGGCTCGTCATATCAACCAGGTTTACAAAACCTCTGCAGTCAA TTGATCAAGAAAGCAGTTATAGTATGCAATCTGGATGGCAGTGCGACTTTTACTTTGGTTATGGATATG ATGTGATAGAAGAAGATGCTTTGAATGAGAAATCTTGTGTACAAGTGTTGGGGATTTTGATCACTAAGGCAGATGGTGAGATTCATGAACTTGAAAAAGATCTTGTATCCCTTCAAAGTGAATTAGCATGGGGAGAAGATGAAGAATGGTCTGAATTATGCTGTAATGCTTTGACAGAAAAGATTAATTACCTAGACATTTCAATAAGGAGTTTGAAAAATACCAATGAGAATGATGTTGAGGTTCAGTTGCTAATGCATAGAGGACCTGCTGAGGGAGTACATGAAATAGTGAAGGCTCTACTCAGAAATTGTTTCCAAAAGAAAGATGAGCAG CCTGCAgaaattgcaataaaaaattcagGTAAAAATGTTTTGCCAATTGCACCCAAAAAGAGGGAAATGTTGAGCGACTCCAATTTGAAAATCCCCAGTGAGAAGATTGAAGAACACAATTCCACTACTACAGCAGATGAGAAAATTTTAGGCTCATCATCCATGCCTGACAAAAACAGAACAGATAATGATGAAAAG CCTgtagagattgaaatagaaaatTCAAGTAAAAGTGTTTTGCTGCATGAAATTGGCCACTCTGACATGGAAATGTTGAGTGATTCCATTCTGGAAATCATAAGTGAGAAGGTTGAAGAACACAATTCCAGTCCTACAGCAGATGATAATATTTTAGGCTCATCATCCAAGCCTGACAAAAAGAGAACAGATCATGGTGTGAAGGCTAAGAAT CCTGCAGaaatagcaataaaaaattcaagtaaTGATGTTTTGCCACATGCAACTGGCCACTCcaacaagaagaaaatgttgAGCGAAtgcaatttgaaaatcaagaGTGAGGAAGTTGAAGAACACAATTTCATTCCTATGGTAGATGATATTATTTTAGGCTCATCATCCAAGCCTGAAAAACAGAGAACAGATCATGGTGAAAAGGTCACGAAG CCTGCAgaaattgcaataaaaaaatcaattaacaaTGTTTTGCCACATGCAATTGGCCAGTCGAACAAGAAGAAAACATTGAGTGATTCCAACTTGAAAATCAAGAGTGAGGGAGTTGAGGAACACAATTCCACTCCTACAGCATATGCTATTATTTTAGGTTCATCATCCAAGCCTGACGAAAAGAGAACAGATCATGGTGAAATGGTAAAG CCTGTGGAAATTGCAATGAAAAATTCAAGTAAAAATGTTTCACCGCATGCAATTGGTCACTCCAACAAGAAGAGCGATTACAATTCAGGTCCAACAGCAGATGATATTATTTTAGGCTTATCATCCAAGCCTACCAAAAAGAGAACAGATCATGGTGAAAAGGTCAAGGGTAACAATGTTTTGCCACATGCAATTGGCCACTCcaacaagaagaaaatgttgAGTGATTCCAATTTGAAAAACAAGAGTGAGGAAGTTGTAGAACACAATTCCACTCCAACAGTATATGATATCATTTTAGATTCATCATCGAAGCCTGACGAAAAGAGAACAGATCATGGTGAAAATGTAAAG CCTGCGGAAATTGCAGTGAAAAATTCAAGGAAAAATGTTTCACCTCATGCAATTGGTCACTCcaacaagaagaaaatgttgAGTGAGTCcaatttgaaaatcaagaaTGGGGAAGTTGAAGAACACAATTTCACTCCTATGGCAGATGATATTATTTTAGGCTCATCATTCAAGCCTGACAAAAAGAGTACACATCATGGTGAAAGGGTCAAG CCTGCAAAAATTGTAATGAAAAATTCAAGTAAAAATGTTTCACCGTATGCAATTGGCCACTCcaacaagaagaaaatgttgAGCGATTACAATTCCAGTCCAACAGCAGATGATATTATTTTAGGCTCATCATCCAAGCCTGAAGAAAAGAGAACAGATCATGGTGAAAAGGTCAAG CCTGCAACAACTATTAGGAAGGATTCTAGCTCTGATGCTGTTAAAGATGCAGCTGGCTTCTCCTTTGGTAAAAGTGACTTGAATGTTTGTGGAAATGAAGTCAGACAATATGATTCTACTGCTGctgacaaaaataaaaccttaaatTCATCTTCGAGTCCTGAAGGCAAGGAAAATATTCCAAAAACAGATGAG CCTGCAAATGCTATTGTTAAAGGGAGTAGTGCACAGGCATCTAGACATGCAACTGGGTTCAACAGAAGGGAAAAtgattctgattctgattcAGAAATAGGCGCTTTCAGACAAGCAGGAGGTGGAAATCCTGATTTAGAAGTAAAGCTAAGTGACTTGACAGTGAAATTTGCCCATAAAGGGTGTGGCAAAGGATCAAAGATTGCTCCAACTGACAAAGTTGATGCTTCAGAATCATCTGCAAAGGCAGAATGCAAGAGGAAAATCCCTCCACTAAGAGTGAAAGTAAAAGAAACTGGACTCTTTTCCTTAACTTCACTTTCAGAGATGCCAGATCAAAGGATGCAAGAAACAACCGAGCTGCAACAGTTAGAGGGGAGGAAATCACAAGCAGAAGACGATCAGAAGGTTGAAGTTGCTTCTAATGGAAAGAGACCAATTTTAAATTTGCCTCTGAAGCCACCGAAgctgaagaaaaagaggaaaattgaGTCAGATGGACCATGGATCGAAGGACCAGCTTTCTCATCTGTTgaacttaaatcaattttttctacTGCAAAATCCAAGACCCAAAGAAAATCTGGAGTCAGCACTGACATTGTCATTTTAAATCAGTCCCATAATGAGGTCATTGAGGGATTAGTTCAGCCTGGCCAGTGTGAAGCCAAAAAGTCTAGTGTTGCTCCTGATGACAGCAATATTTCAATTTCAGTGTCacagaagaaaagaaagaaaacttcaaatttgCCAATGACTCTGAAGATTGAAGATTCAGTTGTTCATAAGGACCTCTCAAACTTGCCTGGGAATGCAGCTGATGATGGAAGTAAGGAAAATCTTCAGAACATCAAGTCCTACTCCTCGAATGACTCCCATACAGAGGTCTGGGCGCCAAAATTAGTGAACTTGATGGATTTGTCACTAAACGAACTGAAGCGCATTGCAAAGGAACAGAATCTGACAAAGTATCATAAGCTTAAAAAACAAGTACTGGTTGAACTGTTAGCAGAAAGACTGGGTTGTTGCTGA
- the LOC115953476 gene encoding uncharacterized protein LOC115953476 isoform X5, producing MGLVISTRFTKPLQSIDQESSYSMQSGWQCDFYFGYGYDVIEEDALNEKSCVQVLGILITKADEKINYLDISIRSLKNTNENDVEVQLLMHRGPAEGVHEIVKALLRNCFQKKDEQPAEIAIKNSGKNVLPIAPKKREMLSDSNLKIPSEKIEEHNSTTTADEKILGSSSMPDKNRTDNDEKPVEIEIENSSKSVLLHEIGHSDMEMLSDSILEIISEKVEEHNSSPTADDNILGSSSKPDKKRTDHGVKAKNPAEIAIKNSSNDVLPHATGHSNKKKMLSECNLKIKSEEVEEHNFIPMVDDIILGSSSKPEKQRTDHGEKVTKPAEIAIKKSINNVLPHAIGQSNKKKTLSDSNLKIKSEGVEEHNSTPTAYAIILGSSSKPDEKRTDHGEMVKPVEIAMKNSSKNVSPHAIGHSNKKSDYNSGPTADDIILGLSSKPTKKRTDHGEKVKGNNVLPHAIGHSNKKKMLSDSNLKNKSEEVVEHNSTPTVYDIILDSSSKPDEKRTDHGENVKPAEIAVKNSRKNVSPHAIGHSNKKKMLSESNLKIKNGEVEEHNFTPMADDIILGSSFKPDKKSTHHGERVKPAKIVMKNSSKNVSPYAIGHSNKKKMLSDYNSSPTADDIILGSSSKPEEKRTDHGEKVKPATTIRKDSSSDAVKDAAGFSFGKSDLNVCGNEVRQYDSTAADKNKTLNSSSSPEGKENIPKTDEPANAIVKGSSAQASRHATGFNRRENDSDSDSEIGAFRQAGGGNPDLEVKLSDLTVKFAHKGCGKGSKIAPTDKVDASESSAKAECKRKIPPLRVKVKETGLFSLTSLSEMPDQRMQETTELQQLEGRKSQAEDDQKVEVASNGKRPILNLPLKPPKLKKKRKIESDGPWIEGPAFSSVELKSIFSTAKSKTQRKSGVSTDIVILNQSHNEVIEGLVQPGQCEAKKSSVAPDDSNISISVSQKKRKKTSNLPMTLKIEDSVVHKDLSNLPGNAADDGSKENLQNIKSYSSNDSHTEVWAPKLVNLMDLSLNELKRIAKEQNLTKYHKLKKQVLVELLAERLGCC from the exons ATGGGGCTCGTCATATCAACCAGGTTTACAAAACCTCTGCAGTCAA TTGATCAAGAAAGCAGTTATAGTATGCAATCTGGATGGCAGTGCGACTTTTACTTTGGTTATGGATATG ATGTGATAGAAGAAGATGCTTTGAATGAGAAATCTTGTGTACAAGTGTTGGGGATTTTGATCACTAAGGCAGATG AAAAGATTAATTACCTAGACATTTCAATAAGGAGTTTGAAAAATACCAATGAGAATGATGTTGAGGTTCAGTTGCTAATGCATAGAGGACCTGCTGAGGGAGTACATGAAATAGTGAAGGCTCTACTCAGAAATTGTTTCCAAAAGAAAGATGAGCAG CCTGCAgaaattgcaataaaaaattcagGTAAAAATGTTTTGCCAATTGCACCCAAAAAGAGGGAAATGTTGAGCGACTCCAATTTGAAAATCCCCAGTGAGAAGATTGAAGAACACAATTCCACTACTACAGCAGATGAGAAAATTTTAGGCTCATCATCCATGCCTGACAAAAACAGAACAGATAATGATGAAAAG CCTgtagagattgaaatagaaaatTCAAGTAAAAGTGTTTTGCTGCATGAAATTGGCCACTCTGACATGGAAATGTTGAGTGATTCCATTCTGGAAATCATAAGTGAGAAGGTTGAAGAACACAATTCCAGTCCTACAGCAGATGATAATATTTTAGGCTCATCATCCAAGCCTGACAAAAAGAGAACAGATCATGGTGTGAAGGCTAAGAAT CCTGCAGaaatagcaataaaaaattcaagtaaTGATGTTTTGCCACATGCAACTGGCCACTCcaacaagaagaaaatgttgAGCGAAtgcaatttgaaaatcaagaGTGAGGAAGTTGAAGAACACAATTTCATTCCTATGGTAGATGATATTATTTTAGGCTCATCATCCAAGCCTGAAAAACAGAGAACAGATCATGGTGAAAAGGTCACGAAG CCTGCAgaaattgcaataaaaaaatcaattaacaaTGTTTTGCCACATGCAATTGGCCAGTCGAACAAGAAGAAAACATTGAGTGATTCCAACTTGAAAATCAAGAGTGAGGGAGTTGAGGAACACAATTCCACTCCTACAGCATATGCTATTATTTTAGGTTCATCATCCAAGCCTGACGAAAAGAGAACAGATCATGGTGAAATGGTAAAG CCTGTGGAAATTGCAATGAAAAATTCAAGTAAAAATGTTTCACCGCATGCAATTGGTCACTCCAACAAGAAGAGCGATTACAATTCAGGTCCAACAGCAGATGATATTATTTTAGGCTTATCATCCAAGCCTACCAAAAAGAGAACAGATCATGGTGAAAAGGTCAAGGGTAACAATGTTTTGCCACATGCAATTGGCCACTCcaacaagaagaaaatgttgAGTGATTCCAATTTGAAAAACAAGAGTGAGGAAGTTGTAGAACACAATTCCACTCCAACAGTATATGATATCATTTTAGATTCATCATCGAAGCCTGACGAAAAGAGAACAGATCATGGTGAAAATGTAAAG CCTGCGGAAATTGCAGTGAAAAATTCAAGGAAAAATGTTTCACCTCATGCAATTGGTCACTCcaacaagaagaaaatgttgAGTGAGTCcaatttgaaaatcaagaaTGGGGAAGTTGAAGAACACAATTTCACTCCTATGGCAGATGATATTATTTTAGGCTCATCATTCAAGCCTGACAAAAAGAGTACACATCATGGTGAAAGGGTCAAG CCTGCAAAAATTGTAATGAAAAATTCAAGTAAAAATGTTTCACCGTATGCAATTGGCCACTCcaacaagaagaaaatgttgAGCGATTACAATTCCAGTCCAACAGCAGATGATATTATTTTAGGCTCATCATCCAAGCCTGAAGAAAAGAGAACAGATCATGGTGAAAAGGTCAAG CCTGCAACAACTATTAGGAAGGATTCTAGCTCTGATGCTGTTAAAGATGCAGCTGGCTTCTCCTTTGGTAAAAGTGACTTGAATGTTTGTGGAAATGAAGTCAGACAATATGATTCTACTGCTGctgacaaaaataaaaccttaaatTCATCTTCGAGTCCTGAAGGCAAGGAAAATATTCCAAAAACAGATGAG CCTGCAAATGCTATTGTTAAAGGGAGTAGTGCACAGGCATCTAGACATGCAACTGGGTTCAACAGAAGGGAAAAtgattctgattctgattcAGAAATAGGCGCTTTCAGACAAGCAGGAGGTGGAAATCCTGATTTAGAAGTAAAGCTAAGTGACTTGACAGTGAAATTTGCCCATAAAGGGTGTGGCAAAGGATCAAAGATTGCTCCAACTGACAAAGTTGATGCTTCAGAATCATCTGCAAAGGCAGAATGCAAGAGGAAAATCCCTCCACTAAGAGTGAAAGTAAAAGAAACTGGACTCTTTTCCTTAACTTCACTTTCAGAGATGCCAGATCAAAGGATGCAAGAAACAACCGAGCTGCAACAGTTAGAGGGGAGGAAATCACAAGCAGAAGACGATCAGAAGGTTGAAGTTGCTTCTAATGGAAAGAGACCAATTTTAAATTTGCCTCTGAAGCCACCGAAgctgaagaaaaagaggaaaattgaGTCAGATGGACCATGGATCGAAGGACCAGCTTTCTCATCTGTTgaacttaaatcaattttttctacTGCAAAATCCAAGACCCAAAGAAAATCTGGAGTCAGCACTGACATTGTCATTTTAAATCAGTCCCATAATGAGGTCATTGAGGGATTAGTTCAGCCTGGCCAGTGTGAAGCCAAAAAGTCTAGTGTTGCTCCTGATGACAGCAATATTTCAATTTCAGTGTCacagaagaaaagaaagaaaacttcaaatttgCCAATGACTCTGAAGATTGAAGATTCAGTTGTTCATAAGGACCTCTCAAACTTGCCTGGGAATGCAGCTGATGATGGAAGTAAGGAAAATCTTCAGAACATCAAGTCCTACTCCTCGAATGACTCCCATACAGAGGTCTGGGCGCCAAAATTAGTGAACTTGATGGATTTGTCACTAAACGAACTGAAGCGCATTGCAAAGGAACAGAATCTGACAAAGTATCATAAGCTTAAAAAACAAGTACTGGTTGAACTGTTAGCAGAAAGACTGGGTTGTTGCTGA
- the LOC115953476 gene encoding uncharacterized protein LOC115953476 isoform X6: protein MLSDSNLKIPSEKIEEHNSTTTADEKILGSSSMPDKNRTDNDEKPVEIEIENSSKSVLLHEIGHSDMEMLSDSILEIISEKVEEHNSSPTADDNILGSSSKPDKKRTDHGVKAKNPAEIAIKNSSNDVLPHATGHSNKKKMLSECNLKIKSEEVEEHNFIPMVDDIILGSSSKPEKQRTDHGEKVTKPAEIAIKKSINNVLPHAIGQSNKKKTLSDSNLKIKSEGVEEHNSTPTAYAIILGSSSKPDEKRTDHGEMVKPVEIAMKNSSKNVSPHAIGHSNKKSDYNSGPTADDIILGLSSKPTKKRTDHGEKVKGNNVLPHAIGHSNKKKMLSDSNLKNKSEEVVEHNSTPTVYDIILDSSSKPDEKRTDHGENVKPAEIAVKNSRKNVSPHAIGHSNKKKMLSESNLKIKNGEVEEHNFTPMADDIILGSSFKPDKKSTHHGERVKPAKIVMKNSSKNVSPYAIGHSNKKKMLSDYNSSPTADDIILGSSSKPEEKRTDHGEKVKPATTIRKDSSSDAVKDAAGFSFGKSDLNVCGNEVRQYDSTAADKNKTLNSSSSPEGKENIPKTDEPANAIVKGSSAQASRHATGFNRRENDSDSDSEIGAFRQAGGGNPDLEVKLSDLTVKFAHKGCGKGSKIAPTDKVDASESSAKAECKRKIPPLRVKVKETGLFSLTSLSEMPDQRMQETTELQQLEGRKSQAEDDQKVEVASNGKRPILNLPLKPPKLKKKRKIESDGPWIEGPAFSSVELKSIFSTAKSKTQRKSGVSTDIVILNQSHNEVIEGLVQPGQCEAKKSSVAPDDSNISISVSQKKRKKTSNLPMTLKIEDSVVHKDLSNLPGNAADDGSKENLQNIKSYSSNDSHTEVWAPKLVNLMDLSLNELKRIAKEQNLTKYHKLKKQVLVELLAERLGCC from the exons ATGTTGAGCGACTCCAATTTGAAAATCCCCAGTGAGAAGATTGAAGAACACAATTCCACTACTACAGCAGATGAGAAAATTTTAGGCTCATCATCCATGCCTGACAAAAACAGAACAGATAATGATGAAAAG CCTgtagagattgaaatagaaaatTCAAGTAAAAGTGTTTTGCTGCATGAAATTGGCCACTCTGACATGGAAATGTTGAGTGATTCCATTCTGGAAATCATAAGTGAGAAGGTTGAAGAACACAATTCCAGTCCTACAGCAGATGATAATATTTTAGGCTCATCATCCAAGCCTGACAAAAAGAGAACAGATCATGGTGTGAAGGCTAAGAAT CCTGCAGaaatagcaataaaaaattcaagtaaTGATGTTTTGCCACATGCAACTGGCCACTCcaacaagaagaaaatgttgAGCGAAtgcaatttgaaaatcaagaGTGAGGAAGTTGAAGAACACAATTTCATTCCTATGGTAGATGATATTATTTTAGGCTCATCATCCAAGCCTGAAAAACAGAGAACAGATCATGGTGAAAAGGTCACGAAG CCTGCAgaaattgcaataaaaaaatcaattaacaaTGTTTTGCCACATGCAATTGGCCAGTCGAACAAGAAGAAAACATTGAGTGATTCCAACTTGAAAATCAAGAGTGAGGGAGTTGAGGAACACAATTCCACTCCTACAGCATATGCTATTATTTTAGGTTCATCATCCAAGCCTGACGAAAAGAGAACAGATCATGGTGAAATGGTAAAG CCTGTGGAAATTGCAATGAAAAATTCAAGTAAAAATGTTTCACCGCATGCAATTGGTCACTCCAACAAGAAGAGCGATTACAATTCAGGTCCAACAGCAGATGATATTATTTTAGGCTTATCATCCAAGCCTACCAAAAAGAGAACAGATCATGGTGAAAAGGTCAAGGGTAACAATGTTTTGCCACATGCAATTGGCCACTCcaacaagaagaaaatgttgAGTGATTCCAATTTGAAAAACAAGAGTGAGGAAGTTGTAGAACACAATTCCACTCCAACAGTATATGATATCATTTTAGATTCATCATCGAAGCCTGACGAAAAGAGAACAGATCATGGTGAAAATGTAAAG CCTGCGGAAATTGCAGTGAAAAATTCAAGGAAAAATGTTTCACCTCATGCAATTGGTCACTCcaacaagaagaaaatgttgAGTGAGTCcaatttgaaaatcaagaaTGGGGAAGTTGAAGAACACAATTTCACTCCTATGGCAGATGATATTATTTTAGGCTCATCATTCAAGCCTGACAAAAAGAGTACACATCATGGTGAAAGGGTCAAG CCTGCAAAAATTGTAATGAAAAATTCAAGTAAAAATGTTTCACCGTATGCAATTGGCCACTCcaacaagaagaaaatgttgAGCGATTACAATTCCAGTCCAACAGCAGATGATATTATTTTAGGCTCATCATCCAAGCCTGAAGAAAAGAGAACAGATCATGGTGAAAAGGTCAAG CCTGCAACAACTATTAGGAAGGATTCTAGCTCTGATGCTGTTAAAGATGCAGCTGGCTTCTCCTTTGGTAAAAGTGACTTGAATGTTTGTGGAAATGAAGTCAGACAATATGATTCTACTGCTGctgacaaaaataaaaccttaaatTCATCTTCGAGTCCTGAAGGCAAGGAAAATATTCCAAAAACAGATGAG CCTGCAAATGCTATTGTTAAAGGGAGTAGTGCACAGGCATCTAGACATGCAACTGGGTTCAACAGAAGGGAAAAtgattctgattctgattcAGAAATAGGCGCTTTCAGACAAGCAGGAGGTGGAAATCCTGATTTAGAAGTAAAGCTAAGTGACTTGACAGTGAAATTTGCCCATAAAGGGTGTGGCAAAGGATCAAAGATTGCTCCAACTGACAAAGTTGATGCTTCAGAATCATCTGCAAAGGCAGAATGCAAGAGGAAAATCCCTCCACTAAGAGTGAAAGTAAAAGAAACTGGACTCTTTTCCTTAACTTCACTTTCAGAGATGCCAGATCAAAGGATGCAAGAAACAACCGAGCTGCAACAGTTAGAGGGGAGGAAATCACAAGCAGAAGACGATCAGAAGGTTGAAGTTGCTTCTAATGGAAAGAGACCAATTTTAAATTTGCCTCTGAAGCCACCGAAgctgaagaaaaagaggaaaattgaGTCAGATGGACCATGGATCGAAGGACCAGCTTTCTCATCTGTTgaacttaaatcaattttttctacTGCAAAATCCAAGACCCAAAGAAAATCTGGAGTCAGCACTGACATTGTCATTTTAAATCAGTCCCATAATGAGGTCATTGAGGGATTAGTTCAGCCTGGCCAGTGTGAAGCCAAAAAGTCTAGTGTTGCTCCTGATGACAGCAATATTTCAATTTCAGTGTCacagaagaaaagaaagaaaacttcaaatttgCCAATGACTCTGAAGATTGAAGATTCAGTTGTTCATAAGGACCTCTCAAACTTGCCTGGGAATGCAGCTGATGATGGAAGTAAGGAAAATCTTCAGAACATCAAGTCCTACTCCTCGAATGACTCCCATACAGAGGTCTGGGCGCCAAAATTAGTGAACTTGATGGATTTGTCACTAAACGAACTGAAGCGCATTGCAAAGGAACAGAATCTGACAAAGTATCATAAGCTTAAAAAACAAGTACTGGTTGAACTGTTAGCAGAAAGACTGGGTTGTTGCTGA